In Prunus dulcis chromosome 1, ALMONDv2, whole genome shotgun sequence, the following are encoded in one genomic region:
- the LOC117613915 gene encoding cytochrome P450 71B36-like: MALITPLILCLPFLLLPLLVLLKKNRQQHKNPQKQYPPSPPKLPLIGNLHQLGSSPHQSLWQLSKKYGPVMLLHLGRVPTLVISSAEAAKEALKTNDLHCCSRPSSAGCRRLTYNYLDVAFAPYGEYWREIRKICVLELFSVKRVQSYWSVREEEVDRLVNSISSSSSSGAPVDLTEKLFAFTASIIFRIAYGTTFKGSKFEHAKNIHELIHDTEAMLGGLSGADYFPSWIGWIIDRVSGVHKEFDRISSELDGLFQQVIDDHLRAGTEVEKDHEDIVDVLLKIVREQTGFGAAQLGHNNIKGVLLNLFLGGIDTSAITMEWAMAELARKPKLMKKAQEEVRRCIGNKGKVTEGDTDELQYLKMVIKETFRLHPPAPLILPRETMSHFKIQGYDVDPKTRVFVNDWAIARDPESWKDPEEFVPERFDGSSIDYKGQHFEFLPFGAGRRICPGMYMGTTTVELGLANLLYWFDWKLPNGMKEEDISMEEATGLALTISKKTVLHLVPVKLSLET, translated from the exons ATGGCTCTCATCACCCCACTTATTCTGTGccttccatttcttcttctccctcttcttGTTTTACTCAAAAAGAACAGGCAACAACACAAGAACCCACAAAAGCAATATCCACCAAGCCCTCCCAAGCTTCCCCTCATAGGCAACTTGCACCAGCTTGGCTCCTCGCCTCACCAATCTCTATGGCAGCTCTCCAAGAAGTACGGGCCAGTCATGCTCCTCCATCTCGGCCGCGTACCGACTCTCGTGATCTCATCGGCTGAAGCAGCCAAAGAGGCCTTGAAAACCAACGACCTCCACTGTTGCAGCAGACCCAGCTCGGCCGGCTGCCGCAGGCTCACATACAACTATCTAGACGTGGCATTTGCGCCTTATGGCGAATACTGGAGAGAGATTAGAAAGATATGCGTGCTTGAGCTCTTCAGCGTGAAGAGGGTCCAGTCGTATTGGTCTGTCAGGGAAGAAGAGGTGGATAGATTGGTCAATTCaatctcttcttcctcatcttctGGTGCTCCAGTTGATCTTACTGAGAAACTGTTTGCTTTCACTGCCAGTATAATTTTCAGGATTGCTTATGGGACAACTTTCAAAGGAAGTAAATTTGAGCATGCTAAAAATATTCATGAGTTGATCCATGATACTGAGGCCATGCTGGGAGGCTTGTCTGGAGCCGACTACTTTCCGTCTTGGATCGGGTGGATTATAGACAGGGTTTCCGGGGTGCATAAAGAGTTCGATAGGATTTCGAGTGAGTTGGATGGTCTTTTCCAGCAAGTGATTGATGATCATCTCAGGGCTGGGACGGAAGTGGAGAAAGATCATGAAGACATAGTTGATGTGCTGCTTAAGATAGTGAGGGAGCAAACTGGGTTTGGAGCTGCTCAACTTGGTCATAACAACATCAAGGGAGTTCTCTTG AATTTGTTTTTAGGTGGAATAGATACCAGTGCAATTACAATGGAGTGGGCGATGGCAGAGCTAGCTAGGAAGCCGAAACTAATGAAGAAAGCCCAAGAAGAAGTCAGAAGATGCATtggaaacaaaggaaaagtcACTGAAGGAGATACAGACGAGCTTCAATACCTCAAGATGGTAATCAAAGAGACCTTCAGACTGCATCCTCCAGCTCCATTGATTCTGCCAAGAGAAACCATGTCCCATTTCAAAATCCAAGGTTATGATGTCGACCCGAAAACACGGGTGTTTGTTAATGACTGGGCAATTGCACGAGACCCTGAGTCTTGGAAGGATCCAGAAGAGTTCGTTCCAGAAAGGTTTGATGGCAGCTCCATTGATTATAAAGGGCagcattttgagtttttgccaTTTGGAGCTGGTCGAAGAATTTGTCCTGGGATGTACATGGGAACAACAACGGTAGAGCTTGGACTTGCAAATCTTCTCTACTGGTTTGATTGGAAATTGCCTAATGGGATGAAGGAGGAAGATATCAGCATGGAAGAAGCTACTGGCCTTGCCCTCACCATCTCTAAGAAAACTGTTCTCCACCTTGTACCCGTGAAATTATCTCTGGAAACATAA